Proteins co-encoded in one Kutzneria chonburiensis genomic window:
- a CDS encoding ArnT family glycosyltransferase, which produces MRTVVWRPVLIVAAIAAVVHLAVALRYGWHRDEFYFVISGQHPDFGYVDQPPLTPLLAALAGNLLVLRIMAIAAQVGCIVLTAMLAAELGGERKAQTLAAAVIAACPIFVGASLLFGTTVLDQVVWIGVFLTTARALRIGTVKPWLWPGVIAGLGLENKDTVAVLLAGIGVGLLLYRRDVLKTPGPWLAVGVALLIALPNIVWQAVHGWPQFAMASVLADRTGGTLGSLGQLLVLAFLQAGPPLVAVWVLGARELTKHRWLLVVVILAPVVFTLAGGKSYYPAPVLAVLFAAGAVRIGKLSKGWLTAVAVTAVVSLAVALPVLPPTIQTNLRAVDPEPMETYGWPEFVNQVKQVAQTLPPGTPIFTSNYGEAGALTVIGGLPNVYSGQNSYGDWGPPPGSAQTVLMVGGFTADQLRQGWQKVQTIAPITLPDGIKNDEILWHATIFRCDEPKAGWAQLWPKLRHLS; this is translated from the coding sequence ATGCGGACAGTGGTGTGGCGGCCGGTGCTGATCGTCGCGGCGATTGCCGCCGTGGTGCACCTGGCGGTGGCGCTGCGCTACGGCTGGCACCGGGACGAGTTCTACTTCGTGATCTCCGGCCAGCATCCGGACTTCGGCTACGTGGACCAGCCGCCGCTGACGCCGCTGCTGGCGGCGCTGGCGGGGAACCTGCTGGTGCTGCGGATCATGGCGATCGCGGCGCAGGTGGGCTGCATCGTGCTGACGGCGATGCTGGCGGCGGAGCTGGGCGGCGAGCGGAAGGCACAGACGCTGGCGGCGGCGGTGATCGCGGCGTGCCCGATCTTCGTGGGGGCGTCGCTGCTGTTCGGCACGACGGTGCTGGACCAGGTGGTGTGGATCGGCGTTTTCCTGACGACGGCCCGGGCACTGCGGATCGGCACGGTGAAACCGTGGCTGTGGCCGGGGGTGATCGCCGGCCTGGGCCTGGAGAACAAGGACACGGTGGCGGTGCTGCTGGCGGGCATAGGCGTCGGCCTGCTGCTGTACCGGCGAGACGTGCTGAAGACCCCTGGCCCGTGGCTGGCGGTGGGTGTGGCATTGCTGATCGCGCTGCCGAACATCGTGTGGCAGGCGGTGCACGGCTGGCCGCAGTTCGCAATGGCTTCGGTGCTGGCGGACCGCACCGGCGGCACGCTGGGCTCGCTGGGGCAGTTGCTGGTGCTGGCTTTCCTCCAGGCCGGGCCGCCGCTCGTGGCGGTGTGGGTGCTCGGGGCCCGTGAGCTGACCAAGCACCGCTGGCTGCTGGTGGTCGTGATCCTCGCACCGGTGGTGTTCACGCTGGCCGGCGGCAAGTCCTACTACCCGGCCCCGGTGCTGGCCGTGCTGTTCGCGGCCGGCGCGGTGCGGATCGGCAAGCTGTCCAAGGGATGGCTGACGGCCGTGGCCGTGACGGCCGTGGTGTCGCTGGCGGTGGCCCTGCCGGTGCTGCCGCCGACGATCCAGACCAACCTGCGGGCGGTCGACCCGGAGCCGATGGAGACCTACGGCTGGCCCGAATTCGTCAACCAGGTCAAGCAGGTCGCGCAGACCCTGCCGCCAGGAACGCCCATCTTCACCAGCAACTACGGCGAAGCCGGCGCGCTGACGGTCATCGGCGGCCTGCCCAATGTCTACAGTGGACAGAACTCCTACGGCGACTGGGGCCCGCCGCCCGGCAGTGCGCAGACCGTGCTGATGGTCGGCGGATTCACCGCCGACCAACTACGACAGGGCTGGCAGAAGGTCCAGACGATCGCCCCGATCACCCTGCCGGACGGCATCAAGAACGACGAGATCCTCTGGCACGCCACCATCTTCCGTTGCGACGAGCCCAAAGCCGGCTGGGCCCAGCTGTGGCCCAAGCTGCGGCACCTCAGCTAG